DNA sequence from the Candidatus Neomarinimicrobiota bacterium genome:
GCTGTGGTCAGCCACCAGTAGTTGAACCCGCCGATCCGCAGATGAAACTGGTATCCACATTTGATGTTGCACTCGATAAAGAAACCCAATCCAAACTGGAGTCCCAGTTTGATGCAATCTTGAATCCCCAGAATTTAAATGACTGGATGAAGCATATGTCATCTAAGCCACACCATGTTGGTTCCCCGTGGAGTAAGCAAAATGCAGAATTCATCGCTCAGAAATTTGATGAATGGGGTTTTGAAACTGAAATTGAAATATTTGATGTCATGGTGCCTTTCCCCAAGATTCGGAAACTGGAATTGGTGGCGCCAAATAAAGTATCACTCAAATTGAAAGAACCGGAACTAAAAGAAGATGCCACATCAGGGATTACAAAAGATCTTCTCCCTGCATTCAACGCCTTTTCTGCCGATGGTAATGTAACGGCTGAGCTGGTTTATGTGAATTATGGTATCCCTGGTGACTATGAAGAACTGGAACGTAGAGGTATTGACGTAAAAGGAAAAATTGTTCTCGCAAGGTATGGCGGTTCCTGGCGGGGAATTAAACCCAAAGTAGCTTATGAACATGGCGCCATCGGTTGTATTATTTTTTCCGATCCAAAAGATGATGGCTATGGTCGCGGTGATGTTTATCCTAAAGGTCCTTTTAGGATGGAACATGGGATTCAGCGGGGCTCCGTTTTGGATATGCCCATGTATCCCGGTGATCCATTAACTCCGGGTTATGGTGCCAAGCCTGATGTGGAACGGCTTACGGTTGAAGAAGCACCTACGATTATGAAAATTCCTGTCATGCCTATTTCTTATGGGGATGCGCTACCTCTATTGAAAGCATTAGAAGGTCCGGTAGCACCTGCTCAATGGCGTGGCGGATTGCCGGTCACATATCATATTGGGCCGGGACCGGCAAAAGTTAATCTTCACCTAGAATTCGATTGGAGTCTGCGCCGTGCTTATAATCCTGTGGCCAAAATGAAAGGATCGGTTTATCCCGATGAATGGATTATGCGTGGCAACCACCACGATGGTTGGGCACAAGGCGCTTCTGATCCTATCAGTGGAATGGTGTCACTTATGGAAGAAGCACGTGCCATAGGTGAACTGGTCAAAACAGGCTGGCGCCCAAAACGGACATTAGTTTATGCCGGTTGGGATGCAGAAGAACCGGCCCTTTTGGGTTCGTCCGAATGGGTTGAATATCACCGGGATGAAATAAAGGAAAAAATGGTAACCTATATTAATACAGATGGCACTGGTGTTGGCTTTCTCGGTGTGGGCGGTTCTCACTCACTGGAAAAATTTGTGAATGAAGTTGCTTCAGATGTCAATGATCCAGTTCAGGGTGTGACCTTGCAGGAACGTAATCGTGCGCGTCTCAGGGTCAGCGGTAATAAAGATGCTGAACGAGAAGATTTACGAATATATCCATTGGGATCAGGTTCAGACTATACGGCATTTATTCATCATGCCGGCGTACCGGCCCTAAATATTGGTTTCGGTGGTGAAAGCAGTGGTGGGTCATATCACTCCATTTTTGATTCCTATGACCATTATACCCGTTTCAATGATGGTGATTTCAAATACGGAACAACTTTGGCCAAAGTAAATGGACGCCTGGTATTGCGTCTTTCAGAAGCGGATATTTTACCTTTTCGATTTGTGAATATGGTGGAAAATATCGGTTCGTTTATTGAAAGTAATAAAAAGCTGGCAGAAGAAGTGGCAAAGAAAACGGAAAAACGAAATAAACTTTTGGATCAGGAAGCATATACTATTGCGGGGAATCCGAAAAAAACTTATCTGCCGCCGAAACGGCTGGATGAAGTTCCCGACTTTGATTTTGGGCCTTTAGAAGCGGCCCATGGTCGTCTTGAATCCAGCGCCTGGAAATATGAAATAGCTTTAGCTAATATAAAGAAAGGCTCATTATCCGCTGGCCAAAAATCCCAAGTCAATCAATTCCTTCGGGAAGTAGAACAGGCCATGACTCGTGGCGATGGATTGCCTAGAAGGGATTGGTTCAAGAATATGATCTATGCCCCTGGTTTTTATACGGGATATGGCGTAAAGACACTTCCGGGAATTCGTGAGGGACTAGAAGAACGGAAATGGGAGGAAGTGCATACTTATATTGGTGAAGTGGCAAAAGCGCTGGATCGTGCTTCTGCTAAAATCAATGCAGCGGCTAAAATTCTTGAAGGGGCATAATTAACAATTACATCCGTGCCTTCAAACGAATATAAAAAAATCTGTGTCATTCCGCATCGTGCGGGACTCAGTATGACAAGGGTGGGTGGTTGAGAAAAACAATTGAAAGTGGATAAGTGATAAAGAAAATAATATTAACAATACTCATCCTTAGTGCGGCTATTTTCGCTGGGGAGCCAAAATCAGTAAATGCCACCCGGAAATGGGTGAAGAAAAATGGCCATACTATCATTAAGGATTTTGCCCATCTGCTCTCCATGCCAAACGTTGCTTCAGATAAAGCCAACATCCGCAAGAATGCGAAATACATTAGCGGTTTATTTCAAAAACGGGGCTTTGAGATGCAACTGTTGGAGACAGAAGATGCGAATCCCATTGTTTATGGTGAATACAAAGTACCGGGAGCAACACGGACGCTCTGTTTTTATGTCCACTATGATGGTCAGCCGGTGGATTTAACCCAATGGAAACATGGCCCTTTTGACCCTGTTCTCTATAATGCATCTATGGATGCTGGTGGTAAACAAATTCCGTTGCCAGGGGAAAGAACCAAAATCGATCCGGAGTGGCGGCTTTATGCCCGCTCCGCCGGGGATGACAAAGCGCCTATTATGACAATCCTCAATGCGGTGGATGCGCTTCAATCTTCGAAAATTGGTTTCACCTCAAACATTAAATTATTTTTTGAAGGTGAAGAGGAAGCTGGTTCCACAAACCTGGAAGCACATCTGGTGAAACATAGGGCATTATTGGATGATATTGATATTTGGCTCTTTTGTGACGGACCAATGCACCAAAGCCGTCAACCCCAATTGGTGTTTGGCGTTCGTGGTGTAACGGGTATGGAAGTGACCGTTTATGGGGCTAAGCGATCGTTACACAGCGGACATTATGGTAACTGGGCGCCAGTGCCAGGGCAATCCCTAGCACACCTAATTGCATCCCTGAAGGCTGGAAATGGAAAAGTATTGGTGGATGGATTTTATGATTCAGTAGAACCATTATCTGAATTTGAACGAATGGAATTGAGCAAGATTCCCGATGTGGATGTTCAATTAAAAAAGGAATTAGGTTTGGCTTTCACTGAAGGTAATGGTCGCTCCATCAATGAGCGATTGTTGTTGCCATCACTCACAATCAAAGGGTTAGCCAGTGGAAATGTGGGGAAAAAAGCCCGAAATGTAATTCCGAATACTGCCACGGCAGCAATTGGTGTTCGCTTGGTTAAAGGAAACGACCCGATGGATATGCTGGATAAAGTGGAAACGCATATTCGTAGCCAAGGCTTTCACATTGTTTATGATGAACCAGATATGGCGACACGGCGGAAATATCCAAAGATAGCTAAGGTGGTTCGCCGAGGCTCAGGGTATATCGCATCCCGAACATCCATGGAAGAATCCAACGCCAAAGCAATCATTAATGCGGTTAGGGCATTTGTGGGGGATAAACTTATTCTAATGCCGGCACTGGGCGGATCCCTGCCATTATATTTATTTACAGATTTACTTCAAAAACCGGCCATAATTGTGCCTATAGCAAACCATGATAATAATCAGCATGCCTCCAATGAGAATCTCAGGATTGCCAATCTTTGGTACGGGATAGACCTCATGGGTGTTATTATGACAATGCCCGATTCATGATTCGTATTATTCCATTATTTATTAGTCTGGCCTTCAGTCAGTCCATTTCATTACAAAAAATGGATAGTGGCGTGGAAGCGTCCTTTCGGGGACTATCGGTAGTAAATCAAAAAGTGGTTTGGGTCAGCGGAACGGGCGGTACTGTTTTACGCACAGTTAATGGAGGAGAATCATGGAAAAATGTTTCAGTCCCAAATATGGAAAAGACCGATTTTAGGGATGTTGAAGGATTTGATAAAAATACCGCCATTGTTATGGGAATTGCCTCTCCTGCTCGATTTTATAAAACTACCGATGGGGGCCAAAACTGGAATCTTGTTCACTACGATAATCGTGAAGGTGTGTTTTATGATGGCATGTCATTCTGGAATAGGAAAAATGGAATATCATTTAGTGATCCTATCGACGGCCATCACTTGCTCATTCGAACCACGGATGGGGGTGAGTCGTGGCAGGAAATTCCAAAGGATGGATTCCCCAAAAAGCTTGATCCTGAATTTGGTTTTGCCGCCAGTGGAACGGGCATTCCCGTTCAAGGCCGACAAACTGTTTGGTTGGGGATGGGTGGTAAAAAGTCTCGTGTTTTTAAAAGTGAAGATGGTGGTTTGAATTGGTATGCAACCGAAACACCAGTAGTTCATGGCGGCCAAAGTACGGGCATTTATTCTATGGCCTTTAAAAATAAAAAAGTCGGTATTGCTGTGGGTGGTGATTACATTAATCAGTCCGTAAAAAATACCATGGCATACACGAATGACGGCGGTGCAACTTGGCACCTTCCTGAAAAACAAACCCATCAATACCGTGAATGTGTAGCCCATTACCGCGGCAATATATTTTTTGCTGTGGGGCCATCGGGCTTTGATATGACAACCGATAATGGAAAAAACTGGCATCCCCATTATTGGGAGGTGAAAGACTTGACTGCTGTGGCCTTTGCAAAGGGAAGCAGCATTGGTTATGTGGTAGGGAAAAAGGGTCAAATCTATAAAATAAAAGTAGGGCATTAATGGAACAAAAATCAGCTTTAGTACTAGGTGCTTCCGGTTTGATCGGTTCTGAAGTTCTGACTTTATGTCTGGAATCAGAAATGTATAATAAGGTGATTGCACCTGTCCGTAGGCCATTATTAATTGATCATGAAAAACTGTTTGAAAAGGTGATCGATTTTGACATGCCGCCATGGGAGGATTTATTCCCCGTGGATCATGTATATTGTTGTTTGGGCACCACTATCAAGATGGCAGGGAGCAAATCAAATTTCCGAAAAGTCGATCATGATTATCCCTTGGCCTTTGGAGGGGCAGCCAGAAAATGGAATGCATCGGTTTTCAGTATTGTTACCGCAGCCGGCTCAAACGCCAATTCCAAAATATTTTACAATAGGGTAAAGGGTGAACTTGAATTAAACCTGAAATCATTGGCATTAAAATCAACACTCATTTTTCAACCTTCATTACTGATGGGTGATCGAAAGGAAATTAGAAGGGGAGAAAAGATGGTCATAGGTGTGGCAAAATTAACTTCTTGGATGATACCCCGTTCCTTTCGGGCAATTCACAGCAAAACTGTAGCAAAATCAATGGTTGCGGAATCCTGTTCAAGAAGAGCGGGATTTAACATTATTTCAAATAAAACTATGTATAACAATGGATAAAGGGAGCACCATGATAAAACGTATGATAATTGTTTATTTTTCAGGATTTTTGCTGTTGTCGGCACAATCACTCACCATTGATCCGAGTGTGTATAAAATATTAGATGATATTAGCGCGAACCAGTTGGAAACATCCGTGACAAAACTGGTTAATTTTGGTACGCGCCATTCATTATCGGATACCGTATCTAACACTAGGGGAATTGGCGCTGCCCGGCGGTGGATCAAAAATGAATTTGAGAAAATTTCAAATGATTGTGGTGGTTGTCTGGAAGTGGAAGAACAATGGTCTTTAGCTAAAGGGAATCCCAAATCACGTATTAAAAAAGATACATGGATCGTCAATATTTATGCAGTGAAACGGGGCACAATATATCCCAATAGATATGTAATCATGAGTGGTGATATAGATTCGAGAATATCTGACCCGTTGGATGGAAAAGGCGATTCCCCCGGGGCCAACGATAATGCTACAGGCATGGCGGGAGCCATCGAACTGGCACGGGTGTTGTCGAAACATGATTTTCCCACAAGCATAATTTTGGCGGGACTTTCCGGAGAAGAACAGGGATTGTTCGGTGGAAAGTTTTTAGCGGAAAAAGCAATAACTGAAGGCTGGGAGATTATCGGTGTTTTGAATAATGATATGATTGGTAATATCGAAGGGGTGGATGGTGTTATTGATAACCGCACTTTCCGTATTTTTTCTGAACCATATTCAATTTTAGAGACAGAAAAACAGTTAAAGCAAAAACGATTTTACGGCGGTGAGAATGATGGTGAATCCCGCCAGTTGGCGCGGCATGTTTATGCCACCACGAAAACCTATTTACCAGAAATGAATCCCATGTTGATCTATCGTTTGGATCGCTTTGGCCGGGGCGGTCACCACCGCCCATTTAATGAAGTGGGATTTCCCGGTATTCGGATTATGGAAGCACACGAGAATTATAATCGCCAACATCAGGATATTCGTACAGAGAATGGGATTAAATACGGCGATGTTTTTGAAGGCGTGAATTTTGATTATTGTGCCAAACTGACCGCCGTGAATGCAGCCGCTTTGGTGACTTTAGCAATGGCGCCGTCGAAGCCCAATAATGTAAAGATTGGCGGTGTGGTTAAACCATCCACAGTTTTATCATGGGACAAAGTAGATGGTGCTGCCGGTTACAAACTTTACTGGCGGGATACCACCGCACCCACTTGGCAACATTCAAAACTCGTTGGTGCCGATGTAACCAAACACACCTTAAAAGGCATCGTCATTGACAATTATTTATTCGGCGTAGCCGCTGTGGGTCAAGATGGTCATGAAAGTATGGTTGCTTATCCCGGTGGATTAATCGGCAGGTAGTAATTGAATCGAATTCTGAAATGGACTATCGTCCTCATATTTATTTTATTTGCTATGGTCAATTTGAATGATGCCGATGGATTTGTTTGGGTGCCCATTTATATAGCCGTGGCAGTGTTGCCTCTTATACAAAAAGTAGATCAATCCTATTTGAATCAATTTGCCGTTGTCCTGTTTGTTGTCGGTGCATTAGTCGCCACGGGCATATTAAATAATGTTATGCCCCAACAAGTGGATGATCGCATGGTAAATATGTGGGAACACCAGCGCGAAGGGCTCGGGTTGATTCTCGCTAGTATATGGTTGTGGCTTGGGCGAAGGCTGAAGTAGGATTTCAATATTTTATTGATAAATATCATATAATCATATAAATTGATTATATGATAAATAGGGATTTAGACTAATGTTACTTAAAAAAACTGTTACAGAACTAGCCCGTGATTTCTCTCATTTTGTAAATCGTGTGGCATACAAACATGATTCGATAATTCTTCTGAGGGGGAAAAAAGAGGTGGCAGAGCTACGACCTATTGTGTCAGGGTTACCAATATCGGATTTCGCAAATCTAATGGATTCCCTGCCCCATCTTTCTGAGCCGGAACTGGAAGCCTTTTCAACAGATCTTAAAGTAGTAAGAGATTCAATGAATGATGAACCGGTCA
Encoded proteins:
- a CDS encoding oxidoreductase encodes the protein MIRIIPLFISLAFSQSISLQKMDSGVEASFRGLSVVNQKVVWVSGTGGTVLRTVNGGESWKNVSVPNMEKTDFRDVEGFDKNTAIVMGIASPARFYKTTDGGQNWNLVHYDNREGVFYDGMSFWNRKNGISFSDPIDGHHLLIRTTDGGESWQEIPKDGFPKKLDPEFGFAASGTGIPVQGRQTVWLGMGGKKSRVFKSEDGGLNWYATETPVVHGGQSTGIYSMAFKNKKVGIAVGGDYINQSVKNTMAYTNDGGATWHLPEKQTHQYRECVAHYRGNIFFAVGPSGFDMTTDNGKNWHPHYWEVKDLTAVAFAKGSSIGYVVGKKGQIYKIKVGH
- a CDS encoding oxidoreductase, translated to MEQKSALVLGASGLIGSEVLTLCLESEMYNKVIAPVRRPLLIDHEKLFEKVIDFDMPPWEDLFPVDHVYCCLGTTIKMAGSKSNFRKVDHDYPLAFGGAARKWNASVFSIVTAAGSNANSKIFYNRVKGELELNLKSLALKSTLIFQPSLLMGDRKEIRRGEKMVIGVAKLTSWMIPRSFRAIHSKTVAKSMVAESCSRRAGFNIISNKTMYNNG
- a CDS encoding M28 family peptidase: MIKRMIIVYFSGFLLLSAQSLTIDPSVYKILDDISANQLETSVTKLVNFGTRHSLSDTVSNTRGIGAARRWIKNEFEKISNDCGGCLEVEEQWSLAKGNPKSRIKKDTWIVNIYAVKRGTIYPNRYVIMSGDIDSRISDPLDGKGDSPGANDNATGMAGAIELARVLSKHDFPTSIILAGLSGEEQGLFGGKFLAEKAITEGWEIIGVLNNDMIGNIEGVDGVIDNRTFRIFSEPYSILETEKQLKQKRFYGGENDGESRQLARHVYATTKTYLPEMNPMLIYRLDRFGRGGHHRPFNEVGFPGIRIMEAHENYNRQHQDIRTENGIKYGDVFEGVNFDYCAKLTAVNAAALVTLAMAPSKPNNVKIGGVVKPSTVLSWDKVDGAAGYKLYWRDTTAPTWQHSKLVGADVTKHTLKGIVIDNYLFGVAAVGQDGHESMVAYPGGLIGR
- a CDS encoding M20/M25/M40 family metallo-hydrolase, which gives rise to MIKKIILTILILSAAIFAGEPKSVNATRKWVKKNGHTIIKDFAHLLSMPNVASDKANIRKNAKYISGLFQKRGFEMQLLETEDANPIVYGEYKVPGATRTLCFYVHYDGQPVDLTQWKHGPFDPVLYNASMDAGGKQIPLPGERTKIDPEWRLYARSAGDDKAPIMTILNAVDALQSSKIGFTSNIKLFFEGEEEAGSTNLEAHLVKHRALLDDIDIWLFCDGPMHQSRQPQLVFGVRGVTGMEVTVYGAKRSLHSGHYGNWAPVPGQSLAHLIASLKAGNGKVLVDGFYDSVEPLSEFERMELSKIPDVDVQLKKELGLAFTEGNGRSINERLLLPSLTIKGLASGNVGKKARNVIPNTATAAIGVRLVKGNDPMDMLDKVETHIRSQGFHIVYDEPDMATRRKYPKIAKVVRRGSGYIASRTSMEESNAKAIINAVRAFVGDKLILMPALGGSLPLYLFTDLLQKPAIIVPIANHDNNQHASNENLRIANLWYGIDLMGVIMTMPDS
- a CDS encoding M28 family peptidase; this encodes MKTLLLGRILPLLIFISCGQPPVVEPADPQMKLVSTFDVALDKETQSKLESQFDAILNPQNLNDWMKHMSSKPHHVGSPWSKQNAEFIAQKFDEWGFETEIEIFDVMVPFPKIRKLELVAPNKVSLKLKEPELKEDATSGITKDLLPAFNAFSADGNVTAELVYVNYGIPGDYEELERRGIDVKGKIVLARYGGSWRGIKPKVAYEHGAIGCIIFSDPKDDGYGRGDVYPKGPFRMEHGIQRGSVLDMPMYPGDPLTPGYGAKPDVERLTVEEAPTIMKIPVMPISYGDALPLLKALEGPVAPAQWRGGLPVTYHIGPGPAKVNLHLEFDWSLRRAYNPVAKMKGSVYPDEWIMRGNHHDGWAQGASDPISGMVSLMEEARAIGELVKTGWRPKRTLVYAGWDAEEPALLGSSEWVEYHRDEIKEKMVTYINTDGTGVGFLGVGGSHSLEKFVNEVASDVNDPVQGVTLQERNRARLRVSGNKDAEREDLRIYPLGSGSDYTAFIHHAGVPALNIGFGGESSGGSYHSIFDSYDHYTRFNDGDFKYGTTLAKVNGRLVLRLSEADILPFRFVNMVENIGSFIESNKKLAEEVAKKTEKRNKLLDQEAYTIAGNPKKTYLPPKRLDEVPDFDFGPLEAAHGRLESSAWKYEIALANIKKGSLSAGQKSQVNQFLREVEQAMTRGDGLPRRDWFKNMIYAPGFYTGYGVKTLPGIREGLEERKWEEVHTYIGEVAKALDRASAKINAAAKILEGA